From the genome of Neorhodopirellula lusitana:
CCTTCACGAGCGAGTCGATACCGGGAGCTTGGTCGAGTTGGCGAATCAGCTCAGCAATCAATGGCAGTCCTGCTGCTGGAGCGCGGACGATGATTGCATTGGCGTTATTGTCCGCGGTCACCAGGGCTCCGGTTAGGATGCCACTGTCGAGCACCGAGTCGCCGGTTGCACCGTCACCTGCACCGAGGGCCACGATTGAAAGTGTCGATGCGGGGGTCGTGGTATCACCGGGCACGTCATCGGGTTCGCCTGAGATTGCGTCTTGCAACACAGGTGCCAAGTCTTCCGCCCGGGCGTTCCGCAATGGAAACACCTTGATCTGGCTGGACGATGGAATGTCTTGGACATCCAAGTCTGTGATCAGTCGGGTGACTTCGGCCATGTCTCGTGGGGACGCACCGATGACGAGCGAATTCGTGCGGTAGTCGGCTGAGATTCGTACTCGATTGCCAAGTCCAGGACGGTTGTCGGAATCACCACCGGGCTGGTTGGTAAAGAAATCTCGGATGGTGGTTTCCGCGTCAGTCGCCGAGGCGTGTTGCAGGCGGAAAACTCGCAAACGATCTGTTTCGGGAATGGGTTGGTCGATCTTCGAGATAAGATCCACAACCGCCTTGATGGCTTCGGCGCGACCTATCAACAGCAAAGCGTTAGGTGCGTCCAGGGAAGTGATGCTGACCTCGCCTTGGCGAGCTGAAAGCACGTCTTCGTATAGTTGTGATAGCAATGCCGCGACTGCGTTGGCATCGGCGTGTTCAAGCTGCCGAACTTCCACTTCGGGTTGGGTCAGTTTGGCTTGTGCTTCGATTTCAGCGATCACTTTCTTGATTCGCTGCACATCCTTTTCGGCACCTTTGACGATGATCAGCCCCGAGTCTGGAATGATTTGAATGTCGGTATCGCCGATCACTCCACCTTCGGTAATCGCCCCGTCTTCGGTGGTGGCGACTTCGGCTGATTGTGTTCCAGACTGATCGCTTGTGCCATTGCTTTGGAACGCTGCGGTGCGAAATTGTGCCGAGTCTTTGCGGTTCGAAACCGGTCGATCCTTTCGGCTAGAGTGGCTAGTCGACGCGTCGAGCTCTCGCATCAATCGGATTGCTCGCTGAACCGGCGCGGCATCCGCATTGATTAAGTGATGAACATGGGTGCGTTCGCCACGGAAGCGTGCTGGGCGATCGAGTGCGGCGATAAACTTTTGCCAAGCCTCCAGCGAGGACGCATTGGTCGTCATCGTCAATTGATTCGTGCGGCGATCGACTTCGAACTGAGTCGAGCTGCCGGCGGCGCCTTGCAGTTTGATTTGAAATGACGATTTTTCGCCATTCCGGCTGGTTGTGAATGGGGTATTGGTACCCGCGATCACACGCAACGCGTCTTCGGTTTCCCGCCAAGTGATATGGATCAAGTGAACCGTGGCAGTACTCTTGGAAGCCGAATTCATCTCCGGCTCAAGACGCTGGATCAGCTTGAGTGTGTCAGCCGCAATGCGTTGATGTTGTTCAGGTGATGCCATCACCAAGATGGCGCCACTTTGCCCATCGGCACCCACACGGTCATCAGCGGTGATGCTAACCCCGACTTCGCCATGGTAATGCAAGTTCAGGCGAGTCGAGATCGACTCTACCAGAGGCATGGGAACGTTCAGCTGCCTAAGTTCAGGTGCATTGGGGCGTTCACCGTGTGCAACGGTAGATAACGCAATGCACCCACCAAGCACCGAAGCAAAAAGCAAAGCGACGTTTCGCACCGCCGGTGCAAAATGAGAAATACGAGCAATCTGGCGTTCCATCACGGCGACTTCCTTGTCCCGACATACGATCAATGAGGAGGAAGCAATCCTCCCACTAATACAGCGAACTACAAATTCGCCGCATGATCTGTATCTTCGTCACAACCGGATGCGCTACTTGAGCCGTTTAGTCGTCTTGATCCGCTGGAATCGTGAACGTTTTGTATAGACAAAACGTCAAAAGTGTCAGCACTGAGCCGATTGAAAGCGACATTACAATCCATCCGCCAATCGTCATTGTTGTTCTCCTGGAAGATTCGCAGCGTTCATATTTTCGTCATCACTCGTCTTTAAAAATTCAAATCGACCATCACGAATCCAATTATTTCCAGCGATATGAATCATCAGCAACAGAAATAGCATCACGCAGAAAATGAAGATCACCGACATCAACGCCACTGAGTCATTGAGCAGGGTGTCGAGATATCCGGGGGTGTATTCGCCGGTGGTTGGGTCGGTCGTGCCGAAAACGTTTAAGTAGCAAAAAGCGATAAAGATTCCACCCAGATAGACCGGGACAACATACTTCAGCATGTACTGAACGAATCGCGGAATCCGAATGTGGGCGCCGATATGAGCTTGGCGTTCGCCTTCGTCAATGCCAAAGACCCAGCCGTACACCACCGCCTGGATCAGTGCGAGCACAAAGATCAGCAGGGTTCCAACCCAAAAGTCCAAGGTGTCGAGTGCTTTGAGGCCGGACGAGAAATAGATGACGAAGAAGGCACCGCCCAGTGCGATGATGCCTAAGAATGGTGTTGAAACGTGGCGTTCCAGATTGAAGCCTTCTTCGAAGAACGCGATCACGGGCTGTAGCATCGAAAGGCTGCTCGTGATGGCTGCCAAGAACAGCATGAAGAACCATAGGAACCCAAAGAACTGCCCTGCTGGCATTTGAGCAAACACGTTGGGCAATGCGTTGAAGCCCAATGCGAACGTTCCAAAGGAAGCAACACCCGCACCCAGGAACATGAACGCGGCAGGCAAGGTAATCAGTCCGCCTAAGCAAACTTCAAAGAACTCGTTCATGCTCGATGCGGTCAGGCCGCTAAGAACCACGTCGTCTTTCTTGGTCAGATAGCTCGAGTAGTTGATGATGACGCCGAAGCCCACCGACAGGCTGAAGAAAATTTGTCCGGAGGCGGCAAGCCAAGTTTTCGGGTTCAGGAGTGCTTCGGGTTGTGGATTCCACATGAAGCCCAAACCACCATCGACATCCGAATCGGGAAGCGTAAGGACGCGAACCAAAACACACAGTGCGCAAACGACCATGGCGGGGATCGCGAACTTACAGAACGTCTCGATGCCCTTGGCGACACCGCGGTAGATCAGGATGAAGTTGGCCACAAACGTGATGCCGATGAACACCAACAGTCCAGCGCCTTCGCCAAAAACGTGCCCGTCTTGATTGGAACCGACAACGGAGTCAAAAAAGGACTCGTAAGCTTCGGCGTCACTGCCCATCATCAGGGCGCCGGTTGCGTAGTTCCATGCATAACACAGACACCACGCTTCGATCACGATGTAATACATGTAGATCACCAGCGGAATCAGTAGCGCGAACACGCTCAGGTAGCGTGCCTTGGGCGTCCGGCAAATGACGCTGAAGATTCCTGGTGCCGAGTGGAAACCTCGCATGCCGCCGTAGCGGCCCACCGTCCATTCCGCCCAACAGAGTGGGATTCCCAGGATCAGCAACGAGATGAAATAGGGAAGCAGGAATGCCCCCCCGCCATTTTGAGCGGCTTGGCCAGGGAAACGCAGGAAGTTGCCCAGCCCCACTGCGGATCCGGCAACTGCCAGAACCACCCCAATGCGGCTGCCCCATTGTTCCTTGGGAGTGTGTTCAGTTAGCTCAGAGGTTTCGTTTGGATCCGTAGGCACAGGAGTCCTGTCTGGTTGGTGAGCGGGTGAATCATTCATCGACACGACCTTTCTTTGAACGAAGGAAGACCTCTGTTGTAGAGAACCTGGGTGATCGCATCGACCGGTGGGTTGGCTTGTGGCATCAATTAAGCCGTATTTATCTAGCATTGCTTGTGAGGAGCACGTTCATCAATCCTGTTTTGAGGATTAACGGCAAAGTCATTCTCAATAGCGATGGCCGTCCCCGTCGGGCTAGCGCGAGCTTCCGCTCAACATGGTCAGTAGGCGTGAATGAGTTATGCCAATCGGCGCGTGTAGACCCACCACTCGATCGCCAAAATTGCGAGTACCACGACCAGCAATAACCGCCAGTACTCTCGGCGAGTTTCGATGCCAGTCTCGGTCGCTTCGACGGTTTCGTATCCCAGTTCGATGTCTGGCTTGGTCGCCAAATTGCTTTCGCGGGTATCAAACAAATTGATCGCAAAGCGGTCCACCACCGGGGCAGCCTCGCCGTCTGTTTTACGAACGAGTTGGTAGTTGCCTAATTCTTGGGTTTGTGAGATTTCAACCGCCCCACCGTCAGCGACGAGTAGGCTATCGAGTGTTTGCTCTTGATCGTCTTGGCCAATCCGAACAAGCGAGACCTCGCGGATCGCACTCTCGAGTCGAGTCAGGACCATTTCGCCGGGCCGATACGACGGTGCCGCTGTCGACGCTGACGCGCCCGCGATTTGCCGTAGTAAATTGAGCAGGAAAACGGGCCAAGATCGCTCCGCGTACCAGTTGGTGTTCGCTTGCGTTCCGCCGTCTTCCGTTTCACTCACCAGGTCAAACCCTAGCACCAAGTCTCGATAGCTACCCCGTGGTGCGATTGCCATCACCGTGCCACGGTCCGATTCAATTAAGTCGAGCGTGCCTTCTGGGCCGTCGATTCCACGGCCTGAAAAGACTAGTAAAGAGTAGAGTTCCAGGTAACGCAGTACGGGGTGGGTTCGATCCACATCAATCAACGTCAAACTGCTCGGTTCACTCGTGTAAGACCAAGCGTCGTTGGGGAGCGTGCCGATGAAAAACGTGCTGGTTGCGGGCAAGCTTGGTGGTTGGCAGCGATCGAAAATGATCAAATCGTCCTGCCCGGCGATCGCTCTTTTCGTGTACGCGTCGGTCTTCAGGAAGTCGGGCGAAACGAATTCGCACTCAGCAATGCGTTTGATTTTTTCGGTCGTCAGCCCCAGTTCCAGTGGACGGTTGCCCTCGGTTACCACTAGAACCGACACCAGGCCGGAAGGTGTCAAAGCCGCGTAGGCCAAGTTGTCCAGTCGTAGGTCATCGTTGACGTCCAGTTCCAGTCGCAAGCGAATCGAGTCTTCGGACTCCACTCCAAATGCCAGTCCGGTTTGGTCGCCGGGTTCCAAGCTAACAGATGCCGCGTCGATCAGTTGTCCATCCAGGAACAGTGAGGCTTCGCCGCTGGCCGATTGTTGGCCGGTGTTGACGATGGTGGCGAAGGCTTCGACTTGGGTGGAATCGTTCAGATCGCGATTCGCTGAAAACGAAACGATCGATAGGTTCTTGGTTTGTTCGGATCCGATCGCGTGGTACGTCGGTTGCAGATTGCCGAGATTGAAGTCCGTGACCTGTTCAAAACCGCCGTCGCTGTAAAGCAACAGTTCCGCAGGCAGCGCGTCGGCTACTTGAACGTCACCGATATCATCGATCTGGCTGGTCCGTCGAGGGTTGGCCAGTCCATCGGCAGCCTTCAATGCACCTAGAATGTCAGTCGGGCGATTGGTAACTTCGCACCGCTCCAAAGCATCTCGTAATCGGTTGCGATCCGACGTGAAGGCTTGCATCACTTCGGCTCGATCGCTGAACACAATCAGCATCGCGGTCTCTTCATCGGTCATCGAATCGATGCGTCCGCCAATTTGCTCAACGGCCTGTTCAAATCGAGACTGTCCGGAGTCGTTGGCATTGGCCGCATTGAGCTGGGAGTTATTCGGCTGGGACTCAGTCTGTTCGGTGTTGTTGGCCGACGGAGGGCCTCCGGCAGGTGCCTGCATGCTGGCTGATGCATCCAATAGGAATACCAGTCTTCCCAGCGATGCCGACTCGTCACGCACGCCCGGACGGAACAACGCAAGGCCCACTAGTACGACCGCGGCGAGTTGCAGGAACAACAGCACGCTGTTGCGTAGTCGTTGCAGCAAACTGTTGACGTGCAAGTCTTCGATCGTCCGTGACCACAAGTAGGTGCTTGGCACTTCCACCGGTTCGCGACGTAGTTTCAAAAAGTACAGCAACACGATACCGATGGGGACCGCGCCGAGTACCAGCCAGGGCCACGTTCCTGTTAACGCCGGCGTGAAGTTCAGTTGAGCTAACTGACAAGATACCGCAATCACCGCACAATCCCTCGCGATCGTAGGTATTTCGTCATCACGGTTTCAATCGGCGTGTCTGTCGGGACCAACACATGCACGATGGAGCGTTTGGCACAGTAATGTCGAGCCTGTTGTAAGAACGCTTTGAGTGTTTCCTGGTATCGATCCAGGACGTATTGGTTGACCGTGATTTCGGCGGCGTCCCCATCTTCGACATCGATCAGTCGTCGATCACCCCGCAGCGGTGGATCGAGCTCTTCTTGGGACAAGACTTGCAAGACAAACACATCCATTTGGCGACCGATCAACATCCGCAGCGCCGACTCATAGCCGGCCTTGTCCATTAGGTCGGTGATCAGGACCACCACGCCGGTCGAAACGCCTCGTGTCACAAAATCTTTGACACCGTCATGGAGTGAAACGTTGCCAGGGTTCGAGCTGATCGTACCAGAGGTATGCGCTCCATCGGGATTGATTGGCTTGGCGGCTTGAATGCTGTCGAGGTACTTCAGCATTTTCCAAAGCGATCCACGCGAGCGAACAACGGGAGCGTTGCGGCCGGCCGGTCCCAAAGCCTGGACCGACACCCGGTCGCCGCGGCACAAGCCGATGTAGCCAAGGGCTGCGGCAAGTTGCTTGGCGACGCGTAGCTTATTGGGAG
Proteins encoded in this window:
- a CDS encoding DUF58 domain-containing protein is translated as MLQRLERLELVSRKIFRGRMKGERISRRKGQSVEFADFRNYVPGDDLRLIDWNLYARLDQLFLKLFQEEEDLHFYGLIDTSASMNFGSPNKLRVAKQLAAALGYIGLCRGDRVSVQALGPAGRNAPVVRSRGSLWKMLKYLDSIQAAKPINPDGAHTSGTISSNPGNVSLHDGVKDFVTRGVSTGVVVLITDLMDKAGYESALRMLIGRQMDVFVLQVLSQEELDPPLRGDRRLIDVEDGDAAEITVNQYVLDRYQETLKAFLQQARHYCAKRSIVHVLVPTDTPIETVMTKYLRSRGIVR
- a CDS encoding vWA domain-containing protein, which codes for MIAVSCQLAQLNFTPALTGTWPWLVLGAVPIGIVLLYFLKLRREPVEVPSTYLWSRTIEDLHVNSLLQRLRNSVLLFLQLAAVVLVGLALFRPGVRDESASLGRLVFLLDASASMQAPAGGPPSANNTEQTESQPNNSQLNAANANDSGQSRFEQAVEQIGGRIDSMTDEETAMLIVFSDRAEVMQAFTSDRNRLRDALERCEVTNRPTDILGALKAADGLANPRRTSQIDDIGDVQVADALPAELLLYSDGGFEQVTDFNLGNLQPTYHAIGSEQTKNLSIVSFSANRDLNDSTQVEAFATIVNTGQQSASGEASLFLDGQLIDAASVSLEPGDQTGLAFGVESEDSIRLRLELDVNDDLRLDNLAYAALTPSGLVSVLVVTEGNRPLELGLTTEKIKRIAECEFVSPDFLKTDAYTKRAIAGQDDLIIFDRCQPPSLPATSTFFIGTLPNDAWSYTSEPSSLTLIDVDRTHPVLRYLELYSLLVFSGRGIDGPEGTLDLIESDRGTVMAIAPRGSYRDLVLGFDLVSETEDGGTQANTNWYAERSWPVFLLNLLRQIAGASASTAAPSYRPGEMVLTRLESAIREVSLVRIGQDDQEQTLDSLLVADGGAVEISQTQELGNYQLVRKTDGEAAPVVDRFAINLFDTRESNLATKPDIELGYETVEATETGIETRREYWRLLLVVVLAILAIEWWVYTRRLA
- a CDS encoding sodium-dependent transporter, with the translated sequence MNDSPAHQPDRTPVPTDPNETSELTEHTPKEQWGSRIGVVLAVAGSAVGLGNFLRFPGQAAQNGGGAFLLPYFISLLILGIPLCWAEWTVGRYGGMRGFHSAPGIFSVICRTPKARYLSVFALLIPLVIYMYYIVIEAWCLCYAWNYATGALMMGSDAEAYESFFDSVVGSNQDGHVFGEGAGLLVFIGITFVANFILIYRGVAKGIETFCKFAIPAMVVCALCVLVRVLTLPDSDVDGGLGFMWNPQPEALLNPKTWLAASGQIFFSLSVGFGVIINYSSYLTKKDDVVLSGLTASSMNEFFEVCLGGLITLPAAFMFLGAGVASFGTFALGFNALPNVFAQMPAGQFFGFLWFFMLFLAAITSSLSMLQPVIAFFEEGFNLERHVSTPFLGIIALGGAFFVIYFSSGLKALDTLDFWVGTLLIFVLALIQAVVYGWVFGIDEGERQAHIGAHIRIPRFVQYMLKYVVPVYLGGIFIAFCYLNVFGTTDPTTGEYTPGYLDTLLNDSVALMSVIFIFCVMLFLLLMIHIAGNNWIRDGRFEFLKTSDDENMNAANLPGEQQ